Proteins encoded in a region of the Gallus gallus isolate bGalGal1 chromosome 35, bGalGal1.mat.broiler.GRCg7b, whole genome shotgun sequence genome:
- the LOC112531056 gene encoding serine-rich adhesin for platelets isoform X18 — protein MPRLKQRRPQPLRYGSPGASPAPRRPPKEPSSSPSSSSSSSSGTPPAMPSEPDPPYRRRPTPQTPPNSGGCPLDIPLLLEELRVLQQRQLRQMQLTEDICRQVLLLGALSTPKSRAPPTPPPPPHKKPHFITGKPFFPLFPPKNQPHAAAFFLATPYRGVGVTPVVSAHPPNLGGGDAGGTRHECGFCGKGFGSESARQIHLRSHTGERPYGCSVCGNRFTTRGNLKVHYHRHRQKVPRLAVSPQPTNRGQLASSNTQLASSNNQLASSSMEPLLNTQLASSNNQLASSNTQLASSNNQLASSSMEPLLNTQLASNNNQLASSSMEPLLNTQLASSNTQLASSNNQLASNSMEPLVNTQLASSNNQLASSSMEPLLNTHVASSNTQLASNNNQLASSSMEPLLNTQLASSNTQLASSNTQLASSNNQLASNSMEPLLNIQLASSNTQLASNNNQLASSSMEPLINTQLASSNTQLASSNNQLASNSMEPLVNTQLASSNNQLASSNNQSASNSVQQLVNTQLASSDTQLASNNNQLASNSMEPLVNTQLASSNNHLASSNAQLASSNNQLASNSMEPLVNTQLASSNNHLASSNTQLVSNSMQPLINTQLASSNSHLASSSNQLASNNNQLASKGVQPLANTQLASSNTHLASNNIKLSSSNTQLAAGNVQPLVNIQLASSNTQLASNSVQLLVNTQLASSNNQLASKNIQSASSNTQPLSSTQPTSSNTQAMAKNTQLASNNTQLMANNTQSTSNNNQLMANTQSTSNNTHLMANNNQLTSSNTQLASNNTQLMANNTQSTSNNTQLMANNTQSTSNNNQLMANTQSTSNNTQLMANNTQLTSSNTQLASNNTQLMANNTQSTSSNTQLMANNTQLISNNTQLMANNTQSTSNNNQLMANNTQSTSSNTQLIANNNPLTSSNTQLASNNTQLTSSNTQLTSNNTQLMANNTQSTSNNTQLMANNTQSTSNNNQLMANNTQSTSNNNQLLANTRMNNNTQARSANTQLNSNNTPVTSSNTQPISDTQPVPTNTLPSTNTLPSTNTLPSTNTQPPPSNTQPTGNTQSVPEAQPMSANTQLISNTQLISNTQPKSLNSQLMSADTQPTPDTQLMADDTQSISDNTQPTSSNTQLLANNTQSVSNTQLTADNTPPISNNAPPISSTQLMATNTQPNSSNTQLISNTPLMANNIQLMANNTQQISSTQLISSNTQMISNTSPPISNTQLMANNTQPSSNTQLTTTNTQLTFNTTPPISNTQLMATNTQLTSNTTPRISNTQPMATNNQLTSNTTPPLSNTQLTANNTQLMATNTQLTATNTQLTSNTTPPISNTQLTATNTQLMATNTQLTSSTTPPISNTQLTATNTQLMATNTQLTATNTPPISNTQLTANNTQLMANNTQLTATNTQLTATNTQLTSSNTQLTSNTQLMATNTQLTTTNTQLMATNTQLMATNTQLTSNTTPPISNTQLMATNTQLTATNTQLTSSNTQLTSNTQLMATNTQLTTTNTQLMATNTQLMATNTQLTSNTTPPISNTQLMATNTQLTATNTQLTSSNTQLTSNTQLMATNTQLTTTNTQLMATNTQLMATNTQLTSNTTPPISNTQLMATNTQLTATNTQLTSSNTQLTSNTQLMATNTQLTATNTQLTSNTTPPISNTQLLTTTIQPLPTNTVLLLKTTDVQPRLGDENTPPSQTPKPRTTGWAFLGAPPHFWVPPISETTKLPQLVAKYPQPTGGGTRTQCPVCRRVLSCPRGSRSYFGGHIPFRCRVCGRGFSSRGHLRAHFGGHRGVPPNSCSVGDGVGSQQRVRGYLGRGPLPHGEGEERNEEEEEEDGEEEAGEADPQIGGGPPKEEEEEEGRKAERRGRAGSPPRNTGRGTEDTEPPPKKQGKGEK, from the exons ATGCCGCGGTTGAagcagcgccggccgcagccgcTCCGATACG GCTCCCCCGGTGCCTCCCCAgccccccgccgccctcccaaggagccttcctcctccccctcctcctcctcctcctcctcctcggggACCCCTCCAGCCATGCCATCAGAACCGGACCCCCCATACCGCCGTCGCCCCACACCTCAAACCCCCCCAAATTCGGGGGGCTGCCCCCTGGACATCCCACTGTTGCTGGAAGAGCTGCGGGTGTTGCAACAGCGTCAGCTCCGCCAGATGCAGCTGACCGAGGACATCTGTCGCCAGGTCCTCCTCctgggggctctgagcaccccaAAATCCCGCGCCCCCCCGaccccgcctccccccccccacaaaaaGCCCCATTTCATCACGGGGAAaccttttttccctcttttcccccccaaaaaccaACCTCACGCCGCCGCCTTCTTCTTAGCAACTCCCTACCGCGGGGTCGGGGTGACGCCGGTGGTCTCGGCCCACCCCCCAAATTTAGGTGGGGGGGACGCGGGGGGGACACGTCACGAGTGTGGGTTTTGTGGGAAGGGGTTCGGGAGTGAGAGCGCCCGGCAGATCCACCTGAGGTCCCACACAGGAGAACGGCCCTACGGCTGTAGTGTCTGCGGCAACCGGTTCACCACGCGTGGCAACCTGAAGGTTCACTACCACCGGCACCGACAGAAGGTCCCCCGCCTGGCCGTGAGCCCACAGCCCACCAACAGGGGCCAGTTGGCCTCCAGCAACACCCAGTTGGCCTCCAGCAACAACCAGCTGGCTTCCAGCAGCATGGAACCACTTCTCAACACCCAGTTGGCCTCCAGCAACAACCAGTTGGCCTCCAGCAACACCCAGTTGGCCTCCAGCAACAACCAGCTGGCTTCCAGCAGCATGGAACCACTTCTCAACACCCAG TTGGCCTCCAACAACAACCAGTTGGCTTCCAGCAGCATGGAACCACTTCTCAACACCCAG TTGGCCTCCAGCAACACCCAGTTGGCCTCCAGCAACAACCAGTTGGCTTCCAACAGCATGGAACCACTTGTCAACACCCAGTTGGCCTCCAGCAACAACCAGCTGGCTTCCAGCAGCATGGAACCACTTCTCAACACCCACGTGGCCTCCAGCAACACCCAGTTGGCCTCCAACAACAACCAGCTGGCTTCCAGCAGCATGGAACCACTTCTCAACACCCAGTTGGCCTCCAGCAACACCCAGTTGGCCTCCAGCAACACCCAGTTGGCCTCCAGCAACAACCAGTTGGCCTCCAACAGCATGGAACCACTTCTCAACATCCAGTTGGCCTCCAGCAACACCCAGTTGGCCTCCAACAACAACCAGTTGGCTTCCAGCAGCATGGAACCACTTATCAACACCCAGCTGGCCTCCAGCAACACCCAGTTGGCCTCCAGCAACAACCAGTTGGCTTCCAACAGCATGGAACCACTTGTCAACACCCAGTTGGCCTCCAGCAACAACCAGTTGGCCTCCAGCAACAACCAGTCGGCCTCCAACAGCGTGCAACAACTTGTCAACACCCAGCTGGCCTCCAGCGACACACAGTTGGCATCCAACAACAACCAGCTGGCTTCCAACAGCATGGAACCACTTGTCAACACCCAGTTGGCCTCCAGCAACAACCATTTGGCCTCCAGCAACGCCCAGTTGGCCTCCAGTAACAACCAGTTGGCTTCCAACAGCATGGAACCGCTTGTCAACACCCAGCTGGCCTCCAGCAACAACCATTTGGCCTCCAGCAACACCCAGTTGGTCTCCAACAGTATGCAACCACTCATCAACACCCAACTGGCCTCCAGCAACAGTCACTTGGCCTCTAGCAGCAATCAGTTGGCCTCCAACAACAACCAGCTGGCTTCCAAGGGCGTGCAACCTCTTGCCAACACCCAGTTGGCTTCCAGCAACACCCACCTGGCCTCCAACAACATCAAATTGTCCTCCAGCAACACCCAGTTGGCCGCCGGCAACGTGCAACCACTTGTCAACATCCAGCTGGCCTCCAGCAACACGCAACTGGCCTCCAACAGCGTGCAACTGCTTGTCAACACCCAACTGGCCTCCAGCAACAACCAGCTGGCCTCTAAAAACATTCAGTCGGCTTCCAGCAACACCCAACCACTCAGCAGCACTCAACCGACCTCCAGCAACACCCAAGCGATGGCTAAAAACACCCAGCTGGCCTCCAACAACACCCAACTGATGGCAAACAACACCCAATCGACCTCCAACAACAACCAGCTAATGGCCAACACCCAGTCGACCTCCAACAACACCCATCTGATGGCAAACAACAACCAACTGACATCCAGCAACACCCAGCTGGCCTCCAACAACACCCAACTGATGGCCAACAACACCCAATCGACCTCCAACAACACCCAACTGATGGCCAACAACACCCAATCGACCTCCAACAACAACCAGCTGATGGCCAACACCCAGTCGACCTCCAACAACACCCAACTGATGGCAAACAACACCCAACTGACATCCAGCAACACCCAGCTGGCCTCCAACAACACCCAACTGATGGCCAACAACACCCAATCGACCTCCAGCAACACCCAACTGATGGCAAACAACACCCAATTGATCTCCAACAACACCCAACTGATGGCCAACAACACCCAATCGACCTCCAACAACAACCAGCTGATGGCCAACAACACCCAATCGACCTCCAGCAACACCCAACTGATAGCAAACAACAACCCACTGACATCCAGCAACACCCAGCTGGCCTCCAACAACACCCAACTGACATCCAGCAACACCCAGCTGACCTCCAACAACACCCAACTGATGGCCAACAACACCCAATCGACCTCCAACAACACCCAACTGATGGCCAACAACACCCAATCGACCTCCAACAACAACCAGCTGATGGCCAACAACACCCAATCGACCTCCAACAACAACCAGCTGCTGGCCAACACCCGAATGAACAACAACACCCAAGCACGGTCCGCCAACACTCAACTCAACTCCAACAACACCCCAGTGACGTCCAGCAACACCCAACCAATCTCTGACACCCAACCCGTCCCCACCAACACCCTCCCCTCTACCAACACCCTCCCCTCTACCAACACCCTCCCCTCTACCAACACCCAACCGCCTCCCAGCAACACCCAACCAACGGGCAACACCCAGTCGGTGCCTGAAGCTCAGCCAATGTCTGCCAACACCCAACTGATCTCCAACACCCAACTGATCTCCAACACCCAACCGAAGTCCCTGAACAGCCAACTGATGTCTGCTGACACCCAACCAACGCCCGACACCCAGCTGATGGCGGATGACACCCAGTCTATCTCCGACAACACCCAGCCAACCTCCAGCAACACCCAACTGTTGGCTAACAACACCCAATCAGTCTCCAACACCCAACTGACAGCCGACAACACCCCACCCATCTCCAACAACGCCCCGCCCATCTCCAGCACCCAACTGATGGCCACCAACACCCAACCAAATTCCAGCAACACCCAGCTGATCTCCAACACCCCACTGATGGCCAACAACATCCAACTGATGGCCAACAACACCCAACAGATCTCCAGCACCCAACTGATCTCCAGCAACACCCAAATGATCTCCAACACCAGCCCACCCATCTCTAACACCCAACTGATGGCCAACAACACCCAACCCTCCTCCAACACCCAACTGACGACCACCAACACCCAGCTGACCTTCAACACCACCCCACCCATCTCCAACACCCAACTGATGGCCACCAACACCCAACTGACCTCCAACACCACCCCACGCATCTCCAACACCCAACCGATGGCCACCAACAACCAACTGACCTCCAACACCACCCCACCCCTCTCCAACACCCAACTGACGGCCAACAACACCCAACTGATGGCCACCAACACCCAACTGACGGCCACCAACACCCAACTGACCTCCAACACCACCCCCCCCATCTCCAACACCCAACTGACGGCCACCAACACCCAACTGATGGCCACCAACACCCAGCTGACCTCCAGCACCACCCCCCCCATCTCCAACACCCAACTGACGGCCACCAACACCCAACTGATGGCCACCAACACCCAACTGACGGCCACCAACACCCCACCCATCTCCAACACCCAACTGACGGCCAACAACACCCAACTGATGGCCAACAACACCCAACTGACAGCCACCAACACCCAACTGACAGCCACCAACACCCAACTGACCTCCAGCAACACTCAACTGACCTCCAACACCCAACTGATGGCCACCAACACCCAACTGACGACCACCAACACCCAACTGATGGCCACCAACACCCAACTGATGGCCACCAACACCCAACTGACCTCCAACACCACCCCACCCATCTCCAACACCCAACTGATGGCCACCAACACCCAACTGACAGCCACCAACACCCAACTGACCTCCAGCAACACTCAACTGACCTCCAACACCCAACTGATGGCCACCAACACCCAACTGACGACCACCAACACCCAACTGATGGCCACCAACACCCAACTGATGGCCACCAACACCCAACTGACCTCCAACACCACCCCACCCATCTCCAACACCCAACTGATGGCCACCAACACCCAACTGACAGCCACCAACACCCAACTGACCTCCAGCAACACTCAACTGACCTCCAACACCCAACTGATGGCCACCAACACCCAACTGACGACCACCAACACCCAACTGATGGCCACCAACACCCAACTGATGGCCACCAACACCCAACTGACCTCCAACACCACCCCACCCATCTCCAACACCCAACTGATGGCCACCAACACCCAACTGACGGCCACCAACACCCAACTGACCTCCAGCAACACTCAACTGACCTCCAACACCCAACTGATGGCCACCAACACCCAACTGACGGCCACCAACACCCAACTGACCTCCAACACCACTCCCCCCATCTCCAACACCCAACTGCTGACCACCACCATACAACCTCTCCCCACCAACACCGTCCTCCTACTGAAGACAACCGACGTCCAACCGAGGCTGGGTGACGAAAACACCCCTCCATCCCAAACCCCCAAACCCAGAACCACCGGTTGGGCATTTTTGGGTGCTCCCCCCCATTTTTGGGTCCCCCCCATTTCGGAAACCACCAAACTCCCCCAATTGGTGGCAAAATACCCCCAACCAACAGGCGGAGGGACCCGAACCCAATGCCCGGTGTGCCGCCGGGTGTTGAGCTGCCCACGGGGGTCACGGTCGTATTTTGGGGGTCACATCCCCTTCCGGTGTAGGGTCTGTGGGAGGGGGTTCTCCAGTCGGGGTCACCTGAGGGCTCATTTTGGGGGTCACCGCGGGGTACCCCCGAATTCCTGTAGCGTTGGCGATGGCGTGGGGTCGCAACAACGCGTCCGGGGGTATTTGGGGAGGGGGCCGCTGCCCCACGGAGAGGGGGAAGAGAGgaacgaggaggaggaggaggaggatggagaggaagaAGCGGGCGAAGCGGACCCCCAAATTGGGGGGGGACCCCcgaaggaggaagaggaggaggaggggaggaaggcgGAGAGGAGGGGACGCGCGGGGAG TCCCCCCAGGAACACAGGGAGGGGCACAGAGGACACGgagcccccccccaaaaaacaggggaagggggagaaatAA